Proteins encoded within one genomic window of Polypterus senegalus isolate Bchr_013 chromosome 6, ASM1683550v1, whole genome shotgun sequence:
- the mrpl20 gene encoding 39S ribosomal protein L20, mitochondrial yields the protein MVFLSLSRWIRSRGPDRYWRVQEVLKHARHFRGRKNRCFRLAVRSVRRAFVFATKARKAKKRIMRTLWISRIAAATREHGMKYPALIHNLLKCQVALNRKVLSDLAITEPRTFKSLASLAKRRREEGFLVALGDKGEPEGIFSRIVHSQ from the exons ATGGTGTTTCTTTCGTTGTCGCGCTGGATCCGAAGCAGGGGGCCCGATCGGTACTGGCGAGTCCAAGAAGTGCTAAAGCATGCCAGG cattttcGTGGTCGGAAAAATCGGTGCTTCCGACTGGCAGTGCGGAGTGTGCGCCGGGCATTCGTGTTCGCCACCAAGGCACGCAAGGCAAAGAAGAGGATCATGAGGACG CTCTGGATTAGTCGTATTGCTGCTGCCACCCGTGAACATGGCATGAAGTACCCTGCTCTCATCCACAACCTCCTCAAA TGTCAGGTGGCACTGAACAGGAAAGTCTTGTCGGACCTTGCTATAACAGAACCTCGAACCTTCAAATCTTTGGCCAGTCTGGCTAAAAGGAGACGGGAAGAAGGATTTCTCGTAGCCCTTGGGGACAAAGGAGAACCTGAAGGCATATTTTCCCGTATTGTGCATTCGCAGTAA